AAATTGAGCGCCAGCGCCTATGGCGTTACGTGATCACCGACCACACCAGCGGCACGCTGTATGTCGAGTATGTACTGGGCGCGGAGTCGGCTGAGAACCTCTGCACCGTATTGATCAACGCCATGCAGAAGCGCCACGAATCTGACCCATTCCACGGCGTGCCCTGGATGCTGATGACCGACCCTGGCGCGGCCATGACCAGCGGTATCTTCCGCAACCTGTGCCGCGCCATGTCCATCGAACTGATCATTAACCAGGTCGGCAACGCACGGGCCAAGGGGCAGGTGGAGCAGGCCCACAACATCGTTGAGCGCGAATTTGAAAGCGCCTTGAAGTTCCAGGCAGCAACCAGCCTTGAGCAGATCAATAGCTGGGCCGGTGAGTGGATGCGCTATTTCAACGCAACCTCCATTCATACCAGGACACGCCGCAGCCGCTACGGCGTGTGGCAACTGATCAAGCAGGACGAGTTGCGCCTGGCGCCAGGCATTGAGGTTTGCCGCGAACTGGCGGTCAGCACGCCAGAGGAACGCAAGGTCAGCAACCTGCTACGCGTTTCGTTTCGCGGGGACCAGTTCGACGTCAGCTCGGTACCGGAAGTTATGGTTGGCGAAAAGCTGCTGATCACCCGCAATTGCTGGCGCGACAAAGATTCTGCGGTTGTCGTTATGACCGGTGCCGATGGCCGCGAGCATTACCACGTAGTCGAGCGGATCGGCATGGACCAGTTCGGCTTCGCGCAGACCTCGGCCACCATCGGCGAGCAGTACAAGCGCCACGCAGAAACCCCGGCGCAAGTCTCGCGCAATCTGCTGGAACAGATCGCCACCGGCACCACCAACAAAGCCGATGCCGAAGCCGCCCGCAAGGCGAAAACGCTGCCGTTCGGTGGGCTGATCGACCCGCACAAACATGTCACCGACACCGTGCTACCGGCGTACCTGCCACGCCGTGGTACATCCCTGAACGTCAACGCCCCGATTGTCGAGCATGCGCTGCTGTCGCACGTCGAGGCCGCGAAATTGCTGCGCCCACGAATGGCAAACCTTTGGTCAGCCGAATGCTTCAGCTGGCTGCAGCAGCACTACCCGGAGGGCATTGCCCAAGACCAGCTTGATGCCATTGAGGCTGAGCTGAAACGGCCTGTAGAGGTCATGCGCAACCCGCTCAGCCTGGTTCGGGCGGCGGTTGGAGGTGAGTGATGTTGAAACTTAAACACGTTTTACAGGGGGTGGGCCGATCTCAATCGGCCTTGGCCGAATCGCTGAAGCTCAGCGAGGCCTCTATTGCTCAGTTGCTGAACCACGGCCAATGGCCGCGCAGCCTGGACAGCGCCGACCTGCAGGGGCGCATTCGTGTGTTCTTGACCGAGTCCGGCGCCAACGATGCCGATATCGCTAACGCCTTTGAAGAAGTGGACCTGCCGTGCGCCAACACGACAGATCCGGCCCTTAAAGAAGAGCCGTCCGGGGAGGACGAACCTATGTTACTGCCAAAACAAACCCTGCTGCCAACTACTCGTAAGGCATTCAGTCTGTTCCGCGACCCCTTTGATGAACTTTCCTGCGCCAAGGACATGTGGATCAGCCCGGATATCCGCTACGTTCGCGAGGTTATGTACCAGACCGCAAAGCACGGTGGCTTCCTGGCAGTTCAGGGGGAATCAGGTGCGGGCAAAAGCACTTTGCGCCGCGACCTGGTGAACCGAGTCGTTGAGAACAATGACCCGGTGTTGATCATTGAGCCCTATGTACTGGCTTCCGAAGATAACGACACCAAAGGCAAATCGCTGAAAAGCACTCACATTGCCGAGGCAATGATGGCGAGGGTCTCGCCCCTGACCAAACCCAAGAACAGCCCCGAGGCACGCTTTGCCCAGCTGCACAAAGTGTTGAAAGACTCCCACGCCGCAGGCTATCGCCACTGCCTGGTAATCGAGGAGGCCCATAGCCTGCCGATTCCAACGCTCAAACACCTCAAGCGCATCCTGGAGCTGGAGTCCGGTTTCACCAAGCTGGTCAGCATCATCATGATCGGCCAGCCGGAGCTGAGCGTGAAACTGAGCGAGCGCAACGCGGATGTACGTGAAGTGGTGCAGCGGTGCGAGCGGATCATGCTGCCGCCAATCGAAGGCGCACTGCTGGAGGAGTTTCTGAAATTCCGCTTTGAACGCGCAGGCAAGGCGCTGGCCGAGGTGATCGACGCTGGGGGCATCCAGGCCATTGCAGCCCGCCTTTCGCTACCTGGTCGTAATGGGAGTCGAGATACGGCGGTCTCGCTGTTGTACCCGCTGGCAATCGGCAACCTGCTGATCGCCGCGATGAACCTGGCCGCGAATTTGGGCGCGCCCCTTGTAACCGCCGACATTGTGAAGGGGGTGTGAGATGGCCGCTTTATACCTCGTAGGTGTGCAAGTGGAGGAGCGGACCAGCGTTTTGGCTGAAGACTTCACTGTGAAGCTCTCGGCTTACAACGAACTGACCCGTGATATCCGAGACGCCGGTATTGGGATCAAGCACCTGGTGCTGCTGGACAACAAGATCTTTATCGACCACAGCGATATTGAGCTGTTCCTACGGCGGTTCGGGCATGAATTGCGCGGGATGCGTCACTCGCCTGCAGGTCGGTTTACGCGCAACACCGTGACGGTACGGGGTGTTGATGTGGCTTGGTACAGCTTGGTGAAGGAGCAGGACCAATGAACCAGGCCCTCAATGTTTCGATTAAAACCTTGAGAGCAGCTGTTGCCTCCGAAACCCCTACGTTGTTTTGGCAGGACA
This genomic stretch from Pseudomonas synxantha BG33R harbors:
- a CDS encoding ExeA family protein → MLKLKHVLQGVGRSQSALAESLKLSEASIAQLLNHGQWPRSLDSADLQGRIRVFLTESGANDADIANAFEEVDLPCANTTDPALKEEPSGEDEPMLLPKQTLLPTTRKAFSLFRDPFDELSCAKDMWISPDIRYVREVMYQTAKHGGFLAVQGESGAGKSTLRRDLVNRVVENNDPVLIIEPYVLASEDNDTKGKSLKSTHIAEAMMARVSPLTKPKNSPEARFAQLHKVLKDSHAAGYRHCLVIEEAHSLPIPTLKHLKRILELESGFTKLVSIIMIGQPELSVKLSERNADVREVVQRCERIMLPPIEGALLEEFLKFRFERAGKALAEVIDAGGIQAIAARLSLPGRNGSRDTAVSLLYPLAIGNLLIAAMNLAANLGAPLVTADIVKGV
- a CDS encoding DDE-type integrase/transposase/recombinase, which translates into the protein MNPVQTQQLAQIAQRAANAPHGQRTAIYKAGAAELGVSLQTLQRKLKEVAVSKPRKRRSDAGNSTLPLDEARMISAVLLESIRANNKQLSTIERAVERLRSNNLILAGRIDEASGEFRPLTNSAISRALRAYKLHPEQLLHDAPAVSLASKHPNHVWQVDASISTQFYLADDGARVMRQAEFYDGKPGNLKKIERQRLWRYVITDHTSGTLYVEYVLGAESAENLCTVLINAMQKRHESDPFHGVPWMLMTDPGAAMTSGIFRNLCRAMSIELIINQVGNARAKGQVEQAHNIVEREFESALKFQAATSLEQINSWAGEWMRYFNATSIHTRTRRSRYGVWQLIKQDELRLAPGIEVCRELAVSTPEERKVSNLLRVSFRGDQFDVSSVPEVMVGEKLLITRNCWRDKDSAVVVMTGADGREHYHVVERIGMDQFGFAQTSATIGEQYKRHAETPAQVSRNLLEQIATGTTNKADAEAARKAKTLPFGGLIDPHKHVTDTVLPAYLPRRGTSLNVNAPIVEHALLSHVEAAKLLRPRMANLWSAECFSWLQQHYPEGIAQDQLDAIEAELKRPVEVMRNPLSLVRAAVGGE